CCGTTAAAGGCTTCTGCCAGACCCTGCAACTCCTGCGGCAGCGCGGTGGCGTCCAATCGCTGGCCGTCAACCCCCGGCGCAAGTTCACGCGCCTGCTGGCTGAGAAGTTCCACCGGTTGCATCCCCTGGCGGGAGATGACAAAGCCTAAAAAAGTCACGAACAGCACGCCCATGGTGGTGATAAAAATCAGCACCTGGGTAAATTCATTCAGCGTGCCCATATACGGCGTAGAGTCGATAGAAACCACGAAATGCAGCGGCGTTACACCGTCGCGGTAATTAATCGTTTTGGTCAGAATGAACAGTGGACACTGGTCGGTTTTTTCCCGGTTTATGCGGCTAAAACCATCGGCTAGCGCGTTGAGATCGATCTCTTTTGGCGGCTCGCCACCCACTTGCAGCGTCGGATCGCTGCTTAAAATCCAGTAGTGAACGCGCCCGCCTTCTGAGTTACTCAGGCTCATTAGCTTGGTTTTGAGTTCGTCGAGTTCATGGTGATTAAACTTGGAAACGATCAACGGCTCCACCAGTGAGTAGCGGAACATTAACTCGTTATGCATCTGTTTATTTAGCGATTCGCGCAGCGACTCCCGCAGGCAAAGCGCATAGGCGAGGGCAATACATAAGGTGACCACCGCAAACGTCAGCGCCAGTTTGCGGGAAATAGAACGTTTAAACATATGCACTCATTTTGCCAGGATCGTCGTCGCGATACTCAAGGATGTAACCCATGCCGCGCACGGTATGCAGCAGCTTCTCTTCAAACGGGGAGTCGATTTTGGCGCGTAAACGTTTGATAGCGACTTCGACAATATTGGCGTCGCTTTCAAAGTTCATATCCCAGACCTGCTCGGCAATCATCATCTTCGACAGCACTTCCCCCTGGTGCCTGGCGAGCAGACTTAACAGGGCGAACTCCTTTTGCGTCAGGTCGATGCGCGTACCGTTGCGGTAAACTTTGCGCGCGAGCAGATCGAGTTGCAGGTTGTGGACCTGCAACTGAGAAATATCGAGCCCATCGGTTGGTCGGCGACGCAGCAGCGCCTGAATGCGGGCCACCAGCTCAATCAGTGAAAACGGTTTGGTCAGGTAATCATCCGCGCCCAGTCGCAGCCCTTTAACCCGCTCATCAAGCGAACCGCGCGCGGAAAGCATCAGCACCGGCGTCTGTTTCAGTTTGCGCAGGCTGGTAATGACGGTATACCCGTCCATCGACGGCAGCATGACATCCAGAATAATGGCGTCGTAATCCATCTCCGTTGCCAGAAACAACCCCTCGCGTCCGTCGGCGCAGACATCGACGTTGTAACCCTGCTCGCGAAGCGCGGTGTTGATGTAAGACGAAATTTTCTCTTCATCTTCGATTAAAAGGAGTTTCATGACGCTGGCCCTGATGATTACCTATAACTGACGCCAATAATATAAAGCGTTGCCGCTAACAATTGCCTGACCGTT
This genomic interval from Kosakonia sacchari SP1 contains the following:
- a CDS encoding heavy metal response regulator transcription factor; this encodes MKLLLIEDEEKISSYINTALREQGYNVDVCADGREGLFLATEMDYDAIILDVMLPSMDGYTVITSLRKLKQTPVLMLSARGSLDERVKGLRLGADDYLTKPFSLIELVARIQALLRRRPTDGLDISQLQVHNLQLDLLARKVYRNGTRIDLTQKEFALLSLLARHQGEVLSKMMIAEQVWDMNFESDANIVEVAIKRLRAKIDSPFEEKLLHTVRGMGYILEYRDDDPGKMSAYV